The stretch of DNA GTGGTTGTTGCAGTCTTGAACAGCGGGTTGTCTGCCTGCCAAAGGACAAGCGAAAGAGACAGCAATGAAAACAAACAATCTTGTGCGTCTGGCTTCATGGTTCCTCTGGCTCACCAAGCCCTGGCGGTTTCTCGTGGGACAGATTACTAGTTATACATAATTTTATCTTAATCTCTTTTCTTAAGATGCTTAAAATTCTGTGTCTGAACATTTAAAGGGTCTGCCCAAAGCATTTCCAACTAAAAGATGACATGAAAAGGACGTGGGGTCATTTCCAGTACCAGATGAGCACATGGTATTTCCTGGGGGTTTGTTTATCCCTCTCATGtctattttggttttatttgcatcatgtattctttttttttttattcatgtcAGGAAGAGCTGATGTGGAGGTTGCTGCTGTCTACCATTTTGAAACTAAGCAATACATACTTGAATCAGAATGATTCAACCCACCCCCAACAGCCCTGTGCCTCACTGCTGTCACCCCAGAAGGACACTCACTTTGCTCCATTTGGACTTCTTCTGCTCGTTTTCAAATCTCCTGAACTCCTTGAGGTCCCTCATGTGTATGAAAGCTTTGAGGGCCAGCAGTAGAAGGATCCCGATTAGGGCCACCCCAGAGAAGGTCCCTCCAATGATAAGGCGGAGATCAGGGGGCTCTGGGCACTCTGAAATGCAGACAGAGTCAGCTAGTCCCTGGAACATGCAAAGGTGAAATCTCTCTGCAAACCTTAGAATTTGAACCAGCTACCTTCCGCTCACAGGCACAGTTTCCtaaaccactgagccacacacacacactgccccctcaAATGTGGCTGGAGGTGAACCTGCTGTGAGCTACGTAGCGCTGTCGCCCAGCATGTGTGAAACGGTAATGTTTCCACAGCACCACAGACCTTTATTCCTAAAGATGACTTCATACTGCTCAACACCCTGCAGCTGTTTGGTGCTGTAGATCATCTGGCAACCGTCGGTCCCCCTGCGCTTGCAGAGCCGCTGCTCCTTCAGGTCTGGTTCCTCCCTATAGGTCACACCCTGGCAGACCAAGCAGTTCCCCTTCCGCTCATCCATATGGCACTCGACACAGCTCCTGAAATATCAAGGAAGCAACATTATACACAGGGCTGGCCTGCACCTGCACTGCCCAAGGCATGAGGACCCCAAAGAGCACAGCCTCAGGGAGTCATGATCCCTTAGGGAATAGAACagagatactttattcatcccctTTGGTGTGAGAGCAACCTTGATCACGGTGCAAGGTTgggctcaggggcccaacgaCGGCATCAATGTGCTTCTTAATGTAGAACACCTTGCAAAAGCATCCGGACCCTTTCTGTGGTGTCATATTGCAAATTCTGCTGTGTTCACAACATCCAGCTGAAGCAACAATCTGGTTTGCAGAAGCTCATTCAGAGTGACTGCGAGTTTCTCAGAAATGAGTCTGACAGGCAATTAGATAAGTCGAGAAAGGCTGCTAAACCAATGCGTATGTATGTGATTATATCAAAGTCAGAAAGTCAAAATCATTAATGTGACTGATTCCACACCAGAATCATGCAAATGCATGCTCAAGGActgttagggttaggattagagttaacattagcattagtgttagggttttttttttcgagAACATGCTTACGCCACTCTCTCGCAGAGCGCCGGGCAGCCGGGGCAGGTCTCACAGAACGGCCGCGTGTAGCCCACGGTACAATTGCAGACGTCGCACACACAGTTGCCGCGCCCATAGCAGACCTTATTGCCTGTCCGGCACCTGTTATCTGACTTCCTGCAGTCGCAGGCATCGCCCTCATACCCAGGGTTACAGTTGCATGTTCCACATGAGCACCGGCCCTGTCCTGATAGGGGGTGGAATGGCACAGAAAACAGGGAACGTTTAGGAACGCTTAGGGGGCTTAGAGTGTAACAAAGTGTAACGAagggtcagcagggggcaccctaCCTCCGCATGGTTGCCCCCGGGAGAGTGGGCAGCTTCTGTCGTCACACTCACAGAATCTGCCGTAGATGCTGCGGCCATCCTCACCAGGAGAGCAGTGGCACACGCCGCACACGCACTCACCCTGGCCCGAGCACATGGAGCCGTTGACGGGCATGCACGCCTGTCGCAGCTCTGCCTCACTCTTATCGCCGATCTTGCACTCGCATTTCTGCCCCACAAAGCCCTTGTTGCAGCTTTAAGAAGGACAGACCCCCAGAAACGCAAAGAGCAGCAGACCTTTAATTTCAGATGTGCCAAAAATGCACATATTCTGTTGCTGTCAACATGTTGACTTTAACTAAGAGAAGATCAGTTGCTAATGTGCACCGGGAGAACGCTGGATCTGAGCTGCAGACTCACCTGCAGGTACCACAGCTGACTTGACCTTGTGAATTGCAGTGTTGGTGATTGCTGTCCTTCCTGTCGTCACACTCGCACTCACACCTAGTCGTCAGGTTGACCCTGATCTTCTCCCTGAAGCCCAGAGGTCCGATCAGGAAGCTCTGCTCATTCAAACACTTGTGGGCTGTGACAGTCACATTGAACTCGAcctgcacacacagcacagccGTCAGAGCACAGGGCCACACCCAAACTCACAGCCATCTGGGAAGCGGGCCACTGTGGATCCCAGCTCCCACAGCTCTGACCTGACAGCAGCACTTGGTACCAACCTCCTTCCCAATCCCCACATTGTCACATGTCCCTCTGATGCTGGGCAGATCCCCATTAGGACAGTTTGATGTGTACATGACGGTCACATGATCGGGAAGATCATCATGAGTCACAATCACATTAGATGAAAGGTTCTGTGAAGATACGAAGGGGACAACAGCATGTAGATGACAGAGCACACATAGAGAGCGCAGAGCGCACAGCTGGATGGCCCGAGAGGGGCACCGGTGCTCACCCGGTATGCGTTCTGGATCAGACTGATCACATTGCTTGAATCGGAAGTCAACACACCGACCTCTGATTTGGGAATGATGTCTTTCAGTCTCTGTATTAAGGCAAAAAATATAATATCATGAAATATCCCTCTTCATGTACTTGCtgatttgtttcattttatcaCGGCGAAGGATCAATCATGGTAAAATGTGGGTTTTTACTTTATTCGAGCAGCCTGGGCTCACTTTTTTACACTCTGTCCTTTGGCTTGTGTATAGTATGTGACTGTCAGAAACCATGTGACTCTCCCACTATCCAATTCCATCTGTTTCCCTTTTATCAGCAACATGTTTACACTTCTCATTGTGCTTTTCCCACTCCTGTAGAGCCCAGCTAACAGTTAATCGCATAGCAGTCACAAGGCATTATAGAGAGCCAAGCTGCATGTATGCTCCTGTGCTTTCAGTGACCAGACGGTAGCCTTGCCCTGTACACTGGTTCCACGTCCTTGGTGACGGCGAAGATTGGCTGGATATTGTTTTCCACCAGCTTCTGCATGACTTGACCGACAGAGGGGTAATCCTAGGAACAGACCAGGCTGGTTAGGCTCATCTGGAGTCTATCGGCTTGGCCAGGGGGGCAACAGAAGCAACCAGGTGCTTGAATTTAAGAGTGAGCTTGACCTTGCAGCTAGACACTAATTCTGAAGCATCACACAGGACAGCAAGTGCATTCAGATGGTGACGTTTGACAGAGCCCCCAAAGGAACACCCCCTTGTGCCCCTCCTCCTCACCATCTCACTGCTTTTCGAGTACAGCATTTTGGCATCCAGGTGGCAGCGCCCGTCGTTAGGTTCCAAGATGGCTGCCAGCTTGCCATCTCCCGCCATGTGGAATCCAGCATCAGTAGTGAACACCAGCAGCCGGGTGCTGTTACCCCAGCCAATCTTGTCCTGTTGATGACAGGAagtgttatgggggggggggggggcacacacataAGGGAGTAGACAACAAACTGGAAGCCAGCATGCTGCCTTTTTGGGCTTCCAGCACCGAGGAATGTCTGAGGAGGCCAAacccccccagccaccctgtgTCTTGAGGCTCCCACCCCACAAACTGCAGCCTGCATGATGGCATCCAGCCCCCCCTCGGGGACATCCAGGTTTCCGGAAATGGCCTGTTCCGAGACTCTTTTATTGAACAGAATCTCATTGTCTGTCATGCTTAGCACATGCTTGTAGCCGAATGCCGGCTGGCAGAAGCGCTCATTATCAGGGCAGGGTTTCTGCACTCTCTTGGGGTTGGTGCTCGTGTATGGGAGCACGACCTTGTCCACAAATGAGCCAAACCCTGCAGCACAAACAGACATATGTGTTACCCCGCCATTTGACCTCAGCATGACAACCCTGACCAATCCGCTTTATTTTTGATATCACATAGTGCTGGGCAGGAGACACACTGGCTGAATAGCCTGGTCATGTCATCCCTTGATGTAGAAGAACAGGTCTCCATTAAGAGTCTATGAAACAAATATGATGAGTCCTTTCCTCTACACTCACCTATACGTGATTGTTTGGTGATTTGCCGCAGGGCCTTCAGAAGGTCCTTCCCCAGACTTTTCACGTTCTGCAGGTCGTCGTTCATGGAATAGGAGAGGTCCATGAGATAGTACAGGTCTACTGGGTAACCCTCTGCCCGTTTGAACTTGAAGGTGAAGGTCCAAGGCTGATCTGGAAAATCAAGAAAAATAAGTCTGATTCTGAAAgcctgtttgtttgcttttagccatttttaaattcaatCCTGTtgactgggccgacacctggcagatgaaatttaacatagacaaatgtaaggtactccatgtagggagcagaaatataaagtacaggtattttatgggacctactgaaataaaggtagctgattatgagaaagaccttggtgtgtatgttgatgcttccatgtctcattctcgccagacggggaagcaataaaaaaggccaataggatgttggggtatatctccaggtgtgtggagtttaagtcaagggaggtaatgctaagattatacaattccttggtgagacctcacctagaatattgtgtgcaggtttggtcaccatatcttaaaaaggataTTGCGGCCTTTGAGAAAGGTGCATTTAGaaccacaagaatgattcctggtcttagaggaatgtcatacgaggaaaggttagttgagctaaatctgttcagcctcaagcaaaggagactgaggggggacatgatccaggtctataagattctaacaggtttggatgctgttcaactgaatagttacttcagcattagttcaaatacaagaactcgtggccataggtggaaattagcgggagaacatttcaaactggatttaaggaagcacttctttacacagcgtgtagtcagagtttggaatagtcttcctgataacgtagtgcaagctgaatccttgggttcctttaaatcagagctagataagattttaacaactctgagctattagttaagttctccccaagcgagctcgatgggccgaatggcctcctcttgtttgtatagttcttatgttcttatgttcttaattcaATTCCATTTATTTTGTATAGCGCGTtctcacaacattacattgtctcaaagcactttacagcatccccacccaaagcccccaatTCCTACCCTCTACAGTGACATTTTACTGATATGGATCTAGGAATAAACATAAGAATATATTTGGGTGGATGGAGCTCTGGCTGGATACGCACTTGGTCGGAGGTTCAGCTTCACTTCTTGCGGTTGTATCTGCACAGGGTTAGACCCTCCTGTCAGTGGCAAGTTCTTTATGTACTGGTGATTCCCCCGTGGGGAGATGATGTCAGCATCTCCGCAGCCACGCTCACGCAGCACgctgatgacatcacagcgCACTGCCTCCTGCTCGCCGGACTTGGTGAAGTTCTGCCAGGAACACAGAGGCATCAGTGCTAGTGGCTTCATGATGGAAGGTCCATGCTAAGTCTATCGATGGACAATAGCTCTTCTGCAAATAGATCTGCATATAGAACAGTGTTTCCTCAGGTGTGATGCCATCAGACTCCCCCAGAAATGAATAGTTCTGGCACTCATACACCTTTCCAGCTGGTTTACTTCCTTTTTCCAAGATGGCATGTATAAAAATGCactcattttgtattttgttaccCAAGAAGTTTTGGTTTTCTGCCCCTAAGCTCCCTGAATTCAGGCCAGCTTAACGGGATCAGGTTCTGGCATTGGTATGAGGAGCCGCGGGTCGGTATGTGCAGGAGATGCAATGTGGCCAGATGAAGGTGCTCTTTACCAGCAGCTTGCACCAGGCACAGTAGGGTCCAGACTTGATACATTCTGCACACGACCTGACGACAGTCTTCACACAGCTTTCCTGGGACTGGGCTGGGGGTGAGAAGACACACACAACACTgttatgtgactgtgtgtgtctgtgtggggttCTTAAGCATATTCTATATTCCAAATTCAAGGTAGCTCTGAGTATTGGAATAAGACTCATACTGCACCTAGTGGCAGTGTTTTGTTGACCAAAAGCAGTCACTACACTGCTGGGGGCAGAAGGGGGAATGTACATGGGTTCTTTGTGAAACAACAGAAAACCCACCCCTGACTGTACTTACCATTTCTAACGGTCAGTAGCAAAAAGACAACAGTCAACATGACCCCCGTCCCCATTTCCTGTTAAAAGGAAAGAGAATGTCGCCATTAATCCCAAAATCTTCCCAAAATACCCAAAGCATGGCAACATCAGATCCTTAGAAAACACCACAGCCGGTAACCCTAATTTCTTCATGCCAGTGAAGTATTATGATACAGTTTAGCCCATCCTTTCCTGAGCGGCAGGATTGGTTTGGACAAATTATATGAAAGTATTTCAGTGGAAATTCACACTGTGATGCTATGTGATTGGACAACACGAGCACATGAGTGAGCCGACCACTTCAAAGGCAGCATGCAGGCCCATGAAATTGCCGCATCTCAGCTGCAACACACAGCACAGTTTGAAGCTGGGGGCTACTGTTTTAGAAGCATCAGTTGGAAACCTGAGAAGCCGGATgttctcttttattttatttttattttttgtttacctttatttaaccaggcaAGACAGATTAAGAACGGGTTGCTTATTTGCAACTGTGGCCTGGCAAAAGGCAGAGCCTTTtgaaagaaaataagaaaactgaaagtgagcactGCATCATCTGGCTGGCTTTTAGCTCCCTGATGCTCAGCACACCTATGTTGACATTGCTGCTGGGGTAGATGCCATGTGTTTATACATATCTCAGGAAACAGTGATGTTCCTCTAGGTGTAAGAATCTCTGACCAACCATCAGAAGATGGACCTCATGATAGATGTCACCTTAAATGGTCATCCAGACATCAGCCTTTTTGCTAATTTGTGGGTCTTCCTCATTTTGAAACTTTTACATTGTGTTGTCTTGTCAAAAGTCTTGCAACACTTCCCCTTTTGGAACACTGAAGATGAGACCAAACTGGGGTTTTGAACAAAACTAATTTCCAACAGAAAAGcagatatattttaatataaagaGACTCACAATTTATTCAATAACTTACAGTAACACGCAGGTCTCATAGGTTACCTCAGGGTGTCTCCTGAGGTGACCATAACAAGCAGCCACTCCCATAAATATGTTATCATGTATCCTTATTCAATGATATTGTTCAACACCCAGAACCACCCCTGTAATCATGTCATGTTTGCAACctcatataatataatataaagcTAACGAACCCCAGAGCATACAAGCACACGTAGGAATTAAGGACAGAAATCCTGCGTGAAAAATACTGAAGTATTTAAACTCTTAGAGCAAGGATAGGCAGTCTTGTTCACACAAGGTCAGTGTGTATgctggtttttgggatgacttttaggtcagctgttcaaatccaGGTATAAAGATTCTTCAGACAATCAGTCTTCTAATTAGTTATCTAATGAAAAAGTTTCAGCAAAAACTGGCACACACAACGGTtctttctgggtaagattgcccacccctgtcttAGAGAGAAGCCTTTTTATTGGGGGCATTGAGTCTGGCAAAAGTCTGTCTCAGACCTTCTTTCAGTAGGAATCAGTCCCACATAAACATTGAAACCATCTTGCTTTCCAAAAATaagtcattttcatttcatgagGCAAATACTGCAAATGTAGGACAGTCCTAACCTGCAACATCATGTTAGCATACACTGTTATTGCACAAAAACAAAGTACTTGCTAATCAAAATCACCAAAACTGAGGAAATAGCTGCCAGTCTCAAGCTGAATTTCTGTGTGTGGTACTTACGGCATTCAGGGCAGCAGTATGTCTTCCGGTAGATAActcgcagcacttaccaaacaTGGCAAGCCGCGAAGTGCATTAAGTATCCTCACATGACAGGAAAGAGTAGGCGGGGTAACAGGCAGGCTATTGTCCCACCGATTTGTCTCCCCCAACGCAGTTTTACCTATCAAAAGTCTGCAGTGGCTAGCAAGAGAACCACAATGTAAGAGAGGTCATGTAGGGTTCTTAATAAGAATGAGAATGGGAGGGGGGTTCCTGAAATACGCTGGGGAGGAGAGGCCTTGATCATTCACTATCTGTTGTCAGAGCACCTGATTATGAGTATCCCCCATCTGGACAGTTTCCTCTTCAGAATTTACTCCAGTTCTGAGAGAAGGTCTTAGCGGCTTGCTGTGGTCAACCCACAAGTTCCATCTCTTCTCACAAACTTGATAATTTTCCCTTTCGTTCTGTGTGACAGTTTGTTTATGTCGTGGTTTATCTTCAGAACCAGAACCAGTGGCAGAACTCACATAATTGCCGGTATATGCCAGAATTGTGGTCCAGTGCCAAACATGAAGTCCAGGACAAAATTAAAGACATACAGCAGAACACTCCACAGAACACTGTGTGAGAAAAAATAGGAATACAAATCATAGTGCACAAATTTACAGAAGATACAGTGCAAGTTAATCATCAGAAATGGCAAGGGCCATTTTAGTGCAAGTTGAAATGATAATGCATGTGCTATGGGTTGCAGCTGGGTGACATATTACTGAGGTACTAGGCAAGTTTATTTAGGAGTTGGACGGCTACAGGGAAGAAGCTGTGGAGATGGCATGAGGTCTTGGTCATGGTGCACTTAAACCTCCTCTGTGATGGCAGTTCTTTGTCCTGGTGGTGAAAAGATCTTCAAAATTCAAGGTTCATTCAAGATTCAagcactttattgtcattgtgtaacaCAACAAATTACTTTTATGACAACCACAAGGTCCatttataaatacaaaataaacaaaataaaaattaaataatcatACAAAATATGTCAAAGCATTTGCAAAGATGGCATATGCAGTGTTGAATCTTCAAACAGATTATTTCTAACCAAAGCAGAATTAACGAGAACAGATATTATTGCACCAGTGTACAGCAACAAAAAGTATACCATGCTGTCATGCAGTTAGTCAAGATGCTCTCTATAGTGCATCTGTAAAAGTTAATCAACAGCTTCTGTGGGAGGTTAGCTCTACTTAGCCTTCTCAGAAAGTAGAGGCGCTGTTGTGATTTGCCTACTACCACTGAGGTGTTGTCAACCTAGGAGAGATCCTCTgtgatgatgtgtgtgtgtgtgtagtggtGGGGGGCTCAAAGTGATTTGAATGGGccccccaaaacaacaaacctgcacccgAACATACCTTCATTCAAACCTCAGAAATGATTGCAGGATGGACAAATGATCACTTAGAATCTTCATTTATCACCTGCCAGCACAGGTGTCCATCTCCCAGTCAGTTCTCACTTAAGTGAACAATAAATGTGAATGATTTCTCCTGGTGTACCTCTTCACCATGACCAAAACTTGCccctttttctaaataaaaacgCGTACTTTGAATTGCGGGCGACACTTACGTAAAAGCGAATCAGACATGCTCCATCTGCTGGATATTTCGTGTAAATACATCGGAACTGATAAGAGGGATACTCAGTGCCAGCCGGTACGTCTTTTGTGTAACACCCGAGCAGTGCACGTTGGTGTTGTTAGCGGTCAAGCGCTGTTTTAGATAAAACCCAGAATGGTGGGAAAGATAAAACGTGTCCGGCAAAAGCTCCACCAAAGGGCGGTAAAATGTAACCATGGGGATGAAGTGTCCGCAGCGCCGGGCTTGGAAAAGGCGCCGACGGCGGCCGAAGGGGATGTCCTTATTAAGTGTCCACTGTACGACAGCAATAGGAGTGCGGCCGGCAGCCCCAAGCCTAAACCAGGAGGCAGAATGAAGGTACCACTGACTAGCAGGACACAGGGACTATGGAGAAGCAGAAAGTGAAAACATTACGTCGTGACCATTTATTTGCAAGTTGTGGAGGGTTTAATGCGcctttaaatgcttttttagaTGCCGGATACTTTTCCGTCTGCTGTTTTCGCCGGCACTGAAATCAGCCCAGAAGCTCTGGTCCAGACACTGAAGACTGAGCAGAAACCAGCAGACACTTCGAGTCACACAGGTATCTGCTGGCAACAGGTTGCACAGAAATGTCTCGAGCAGTGGGGATGTGTCTGCAGACGCTTAGCGCAGAGTTGACAACTTtagctggagtgagattttcaattcgagataaGTCTACACatacatttatatgtatgtaagagatttattaccttgtaaatcaGGGGTATATAACTAAAAtttagttgtatcaacattgcatgtaatcagtacctgactgtcaaatcaaattaattcagtacaattcaaaaacgttttgacaatgtttattatcacgtgacatagaacttcggccagctggctggtgtgagattttcaattcgagatgtctgcacacacatgtaacagttgtAAATAgtccagtgtttcccctaccattatattggggggagggggcgccccgccccgcccccttgaaggtcaagttaatttaatttaattttctatattgcgccagatcacaacagaagtcatttaaggttacctttcctatagaacaggtctatacattgtccttttattaaacaaactaaatagcctaaTGTTATTCATCTTATTTAAGCAACAGCTTGTAATTTTTGTCTGTACACGGTCGCGCaattacaattctcctctgctctctgtatcgcgcgTGGTGGAATTCCGCCCTTATGCGCACGCATAGACACGTGagcgcacacacaggtgagcacacgcCCACtagcggacagagagcgcgcatcagaaaatatgtcgcgtcaaccatctgaaaagcagacaaaaatatctgcgtaaaaagaaatgttctgatgtttagttcagttgttatattgactgctgtcattaaaagaaacacatgaacaccatgaatcccgGCGGTGTCCGTCTGCTCCCCAAAGCTGCAAACCTAGGGGCAACActgtctgcttttgtatttaaccatgtacctttgatgtagctaattttaggttttataatggaatttagatttgccgtaagatttccagcgtgagtctgaaagcgtgaatGTCATGCCacatgcttgagatttggcagccatgaaaacgcactttttgtttcacctgagtttatgtatataacagataacattact from Paramormyrops kingsleyae isolate MSU_618 unplaced genomic scaffold, PKINGS_0.4 ups232, whole genome shotgun sequence encodes:
- the LOC111842906 gene encoding integrin beta-2-like, giving the protein MFGKCCELSTGRHTAALNAEMGTGVMLTVVFLLLTVRNAQSQESCVKTVVRSCAECIKSGPYCAWCKLLNFTKSGEQEAVRCDVISVLRERGCGDADIISPRGNHQYIKNLPLTGGSNPVQIQPQEVKLNLRPNQPWTFTFKFKRAEGYPVDLYYLMDLSYSMNDDLQNVKSLGKDLLKALRQITKQSRIGFGSFVDKVVLPYTSTNPKRVQKPCPDNERFCQPAFGYKHVLSMTDNEILFNKRVSEQAISGNLDVPEGGLDAIMQAAVCGDKIGWGNSTRLLVFTTDAGFHMAGDGKLAAILEPNDGRCHLDAKMLYSKSSEMDYPSVGQVMQKLVENNIQPIFAVTKDVEPVYRRLKDIIPKSEVGVLTSDSSNVISLIQNAYRNLSSNVIVTHDDLPDHVTVMYTSNCPNGDLPSIRGTCDNVGIGKEVEFNVTVTAHKCLNEQSFLIGPLGFREKIRVNLTTRCECECDDRKDSNHQHCNSQGQVSCGTCSCNKGFVGQKCECKIGDKSEAELRQACMPVNGSMCSGQGECVCGVCHCSPGEDGRSIYGRFCECDDRSCPLSRGQPCGGQGRCSCGTCNCNPGYEGDACDCRKSDNRCRTGNKVCYGRGNCVCDVCNCTVGYTRPFCETCPGCPALCERVASCVECHMDERKGNCLVCQGVTYREEPDLKEQRLCKRRGTDGCQMIYSTKQLQGVEQYEVIFRNKECPEPPDLRLIIGGTFSGVALIGILLLLALKAFIHMRDLKEFRRFENEQKKSKWSKADNPLFKTATTTVQNPNFGGD